One Drosophila subobscura isolate 14011-0131.10 chromosome U, UCBerk_Dsub_1.0, whole genome shotgun sequence DNA window includes the following coding sequences:
- the LOC117900480 gene encoding uncharacterized protein LOC117900480 — MKSKGTLLAAVLLLVLIHLQISEAIWFPWYFHRYGLEPHSARHKGAGGGGVTASAAPSGKQTMPPSRANKDKNKGGPTCPPGYELKDPKSVREAGSATRICDDNPVLMQLARLYVVSPERIVLLLAQPSLVDSCAEIRDVLANIHAATSKCVLAPDNIYGKLSDGLDYFKEVVCESDCEGSSRKRFAGLLEAQNCIREMRTDMIECEAPPDWYETRNKSKLCQIYNDVLDCYYTRAAMLCGIESAKQLRSFAADSMGRAMNQKCEVSKKLPRVDNAMPSMATSSSPMGMAIVTLVLIVIFC; from the coding sequence ATGAAATCGAAAGGAACACTTCTGGCAGCAGTGCTACTGTTGGTGCTGATCCATCTTCAGATCAGTGAGGCCATTTGGTTTCCCTGGTACTTCCATCGCTACGGACTGGAACCACACTCGGCTCGTCACAAGggcgctggcggtggcggggtAACAGCTTCGGCGGCTCCCAGTGGCAAACAGACAATGCCTCCGAGCAGAGCTAACAAGGACAAGAACAAGGGCGGTCCGACCTGTCCGCCTGGCTACGAGCTTAAGGATCCCAAGTCTGTACGTGAAGCGGGATCGGCTACACGTATCTGCGATGATAATCCTGTGCTGATGCAGCTTGCCCGCCTCTATGTGGTCAGTCCGGAGAggattgtgctgctgctggcccagccCTCCTTGGTCGACTCGTGCGCCGAGATCCGCGATGTCCTCGCGAACATTCATGCTGCAACTAGCAAGTGTGTCCTGGCCCCAGACAATATCTATGGCAAGCTCAGCGATGGTCTGGACTACTTCAAGGAGGTTGTCTGCGAAAGTGATTGTGAGGGCAGCTCACGCAAACGCTTTGCTGGGCTCCTGGAGGCTCAGAACTGCATCCGGGAGATGCGCACCGACATGATCGAGTGCGAGGCCCCGCCCGATTGGTACGAGACGCGGAATAAATCAAAGCTCTGTCAGATCTACAACGATGTCCTGGACTGCTACTACACCAGGGCGGCCATGCTCTGTGGCATTGAGTCGGCCAAGCAGCTGAGATCCTTTGCTGCGGACAGCATGGGCCGAGCCATGAACCAAAAGTGTGAAGTCAGCAAGAAACTGCCCAGGGTGGATAATGCCATGCCGTCGATGGCAACAAGCTCTTCGCCCATGGGTATGGCCATAGTTACCCTCGTCTTGATTGTTATATTTTGTTAA
- the LOC117900704 gene encoding uncharacterized protein LOC117900704: MPLPNEVSKASAFTGSWYLYAVHPNYLQEKCVKRTFQGHSFWRQFAETDDDHFIVQYFCYQDRDRYNKLQHMRSISIFVKEQVPTAKTIASITNALMRNFKFPLRLLNYTDNSFCTEFEYKDAQYRV; encoded by the exons ATGCCACTACCCAATGAGGTTTCCAAAGCGTCAGCG TTCACTGGTAGCTGGTATCTGTACGCAGTCCACCCAAACTATCTGCAGGAAAAGTGTGTAAAACGCACTTTTCAGGGCCACAGCTTTTGGAGGCAGTTTGCCGAAACAGATGACGATCATTTCATAGTGCAATATTTTTGCTATCAGGATAGAGATCGCTACAACAAACTTCAACACATGA GATCAATCAGCATTTTCGTCAAGGAACAGGTGCCCACAGCGAAAACCATAGCATCAATTACGAACGCACTGATGCGGAATTTTAAGTTCCCCTTAAGACTACTCAACTACACCGATAATTCCTTTTGTACAGAGTTCGAGTATAAAGATGCACAGTATAGAGTTTGA